In Penaeus monodon isolate SGIC_2016 chromosome 26, NSTDA_Pmon_1, whole genome shotgun sequence, the following are encoded in one genomic region:
- the LOC119589905 gene encoding low-density lipoprotein receptor-related protein 8-like: protein MRALRTCLLTLLLAGIGLLQVVAGRDCENNEYCDRKNGSCYWKDEESCNGSSFSYGCSEKGCACCVADQTVCIEKNFCAKRNGTCIPKNESCDGEILLEGCQSDDCHCCVENPVNITVQCEPKDCSDYNGTCFERGKVPCNGTIYSRGCKDVFCACCVPDTSICIAKPACDGECKKISEGCDGTVIENACHGTDCQCCVEDDEDD from the exons ATGAGGGCTCTGCGGACTTGCCTCCTGACTCTCCTCCTCGCTGGCATCGGCCTGCTTCAG GTTGTGGCTGGAAGGGACTGCGAGAACAACGAGTATTGCGACAGGAAAAATGGAAGTTGTTACTGGAAGGACGAGGAGTCCTGCAACGGCTCCTCCTTCAGCTATGGCTGTTCGGAGAAGGGCTGCGCTTGTTGCGTCGCGG ATCAGACAGTGTGCATCGAGAAGAACTTCTGCGCCAAAAGGAACGGAACTTGCATCCCGAAGAACGAGAGCTGCGACGGCGAGATCCTCCTGGAGGGCTGCCAGTCGGACGACTGCCACTGCTGTGTGGAGA ATCCAGTGAACATTACCGTCCAGTGCGAACCAAAAGATTGCTCGGATTATAACGGGACCTGCTTCGAGAGAGGTAAAGTGCCCTGCAATGGAACAATCTACAGCAGGGGCTGCAAAGACGTCTTCTGCGCCTGCTGCGTCCCAG ACACAAGCATCTGTATTGCAAAACCTGCGTGTGATGGCGAGTGCAAGAAGATCAGTGAGGGTTGTGACGGCACGGTGATCGAGAACGCATGCCACGGGACGGACTGTCAGTGCTGCGTCGAAG ACGATGAAGATGACTAG